The genomic DNA agagagacaaagagacagagaactttctttgtggaccaggtttgcctcaaactcacaaagatcctcctgcctttgccttccaagtgcttggagCAAAGGCTTCCTTGgcaataaatgttattttacgatgacacacatacatcacacacatgaaacacacacacaagagaaagatgACTGCTGTAGAATCAGATAGACTGAAATGACTCCTAGTTGGTAGGACAAACGTAACTTGCTTCCTGAAACATTGCTTTTACTCAGTTTTTACAATAGTGTGTGGCCTCCAAGTATGCCAAAGAATCTTTTGAGAAGATCCTTAGATGAAGATTTTCTCTGCAGTATTTAGAAGCCTGCTGTCTAATGGGAGACTGTAAAGGAATTATAAAATCAGATttgaagaaattataaaattgatGTATTAGGTAGATTTTTGTTATGTCCTATAAAATGGGCAGGAAATGTGGAATCCTGCATGATAGTATATGGTTCTGTTCTGCTGCATCTGTGCACATCTGTGCCTCGCACATTTAGGCTCCTTTACGCTTTGTTTCCTATAAACTCACCCCATTGACATGGATGTTCCGCATGCTCGGGGTGTGGCAGACACTCTGGGTTTGTAATCTTCACTGGCCCCTCACTCCTCCTTTCCTGCCGTTTAATGCTTCTGCACAGACTGAAGGACTGATGTAAAAATATAGCTGTGCATGGTTTCTATCGCATTTTCTCACCCCTACGTAGCATTTGTTTGAACTGGAGGGAATGTGGGAACTTTTgcactttatatttcttttagacTGGAAGACCAGTCCTGACTCCAAGTCATCGAGTCTTCAGCAGGACATGGCTGAAGTAACCCACAGCACGAATGTTTTGTCACATGCCACATTAGGGGATATCTGGGACGTCAGTATCCAAAGGCACCAGGAAAGTTGGAGGAGACATCTGGGGCCAGAGGCATCTTCCCAGAAGAAAATAACCAGTCTAGAGAAAAATTTTGAGCAAAATCAATTTGGTAGAGACTTTAGATTGAGCACAGACTTGGTTCCACAACTGGACATTCCTTCAAGTATAAGGCCCAGTGAATGTGAAACACTTGGAAATAATTTGGAACTTAATTCAGAATTAGGGGCTCGGAGTAGTATCCTTGCAAAAAAGAAGCCTTATAAATGTGATAAATGTAGGAAATCATTTATTCACAGATCATCACTTAATAAGCATGAGAAAATTCATAAAGATGATGCCTACCCCAATGGTACAGATCAAGGAGTTCATTCTGGAAGGAAACATCATGAATGTACTGACTGTGGGAAAACCTTCCTCTGGAAAACACAGCTCACTGAGCATCAGAGAATTCACACTGGGGAAAAGCCCTTTGAGTGTAACGTGTGTGGAAAGGCCTTTAGGCACAGCTCATCCCTGGGTCAGCATGAAAAtgcacatactggagagaagccttacCAGTGTAGTCTCTGTGGGAAAGCCTTCCAGCGCAGCTCCTCTCTTGTTCAACACCagagaattcacactggagaaaaaccctacCGATGTAATATCTGTGGGAGGTCATTCCGGCACGGTACGTCCCTCACTCAACATGAGGTCACACACAGCGGAGAGAAGCCCTTCCAGTGTAaggaatgtgggaaagcctttagTAGGTGTTCTTCCCTTGTTCAGCATGAGAGgactcacactggagagaagccttttGAGTGTGGCATATGTGGGAGGGCCTTTGGTCAGGGCCCATCCCTTTACAAGCATATGAGGGTTCATAAAGGAGGCAGGCCTTATCAAAGTAGTGGCTCCAGCGTGGCTTTAGAGCCCAAGGCGTCTCTTACTCAAGGTGAAAGTGTACTTACTGAAGCAAAACTGTACCATTGTAATGACTGTGGGAAAGACTTCAGTCACGTTACAGACTTCACTGACCACCAGAGGATCCATGCTGGAGAGAATTCCTATGACTCTGAGCAGGCCCTTGGTCAGAAGTCTATGTCTCAtcctggagagaaaccctatcaatGTAACGTGTGTGGGAAAGCTTTTAAAAGGAGTACAAGTTTTATAGAGCATCatagaattcatactggagagaaaccctatgaatgtaatgaGTGTGGAGAAGCCTTCAGTCGACGCTCGTCACTTACTCagcatgaaagaacacacactggagagaagccctatgaatgCATTgactgtgggaaagccttcagtcAAAGTTCATCCCTTATCCAGCATGAAagaactcacactggagagaaaccctatgaatgtaacgaATGTGGgcgtgcctttagaaagaaaaccaacctGCATGACCATCagagaattcacactggagaaaaaccctatgcTTGTAAAGAATGTGGGAAAAACTTCAGTAGGAGCTCAGCTCTGACTAAACACCAGAGGATTCATACGCGAAATAAACTGTAGGAAACCTAAAGTAATGGAATGGGTAGGGAGCTGTGTCTAAAATACTGTCCCAACTCCGTATCAGAGAATTCTGGAAAattgaaaatgtaattatatgtatgtgtgtatggagaAAACTGCCACtagacagattttttaaaaataaaagccattctTTCATAActaattataaaatttttttaaaactacatacaagccaggcgtggcgggtgggtgcctttaatcctagcactccggaggcagaggcaggtggattgctgtgagtttgaggccagcctgggctacaaaagcgagtccaggacagccaaggctaacacagagacaccctgtctcagaaaaagaaaaacaaaaaacagaaaaacaagaaaaacctgcATACAACATATGTGGCCATTTAGAAATGGTGTGAGCTCACTAAAGCttttgaatatgtgtgtgcaaaATCACCAAGTTTTGACAGGTTGGTATGTAAGTCCTACTGCTTACaaccttgaaagaaagaaaagccacattGGCCACTTACTTTAAACATTACTTGGCAGTTTCATTTGACTGAAACTCTTGCATGGAGCTTGAAACCATGGAAATCAGTTTGCTTTCAAGAAGTTACCACTCAAAGAACTAGAACAACTAGCCCAACAGTGTGTACAGACACAGACAGCGGAAAGCCAAAGTTGGTTGCACAGTAAGCTATAAGTTGTAATAGCAAAGCTGAATGGAAAAGGCTGCTTTGCTGGTTCTTTGGCCTTATATCCTTGCTATGGAAGGGGTATTTTGGAATTCAGAGGGCTTTAAAGTAAATTTGAAGAGTTGCActggacacacggacacacacacacggacacacacacacacacacacccctttctcaGCTCTAACACCTTTGGCTAATGTGTCATTTCATTGTGCCTTTCATGGACTTGCATGGAAAGGCACTGCTCCCAAGCCACCTTATCCACTGCCTCCTCCTCATGCTCCCCACCGtggtctctgtccctgtcccttccgtcttttcttcttcttcttcttttttttgccaGCTTAGTTTTACTGTAGAGAAGAATAATCCTAATTGCCCACAGCCATAAACTTTCTCTCTGACTCCATTTACAGAAACAGCATGTTTTGGCTCTTACTATGTGCAAAGAAAATATGCTGCcatttcaaaaatcattttaattctgAGGCCTTTCTGTCACCAAACTGTGACAGATAAACTTCCTTGGTACCTCAAATTGCCTATCCTGAGGGAATTTCCAGAACCCTTTTTGGTTCCTTTAACAACAGTAGTGCACATGACTTTGGAATAACTGAACACTGATTCCCTTTCCCACCTTATACCAAGCCTTAGCGATGAGTCTCAGGGAGGAATGATCATTGTTATGAGTGAGGCTGATGGGTAAAACTTTCCCGTTGGCTGTTTTGCATACTGGATGACAAGCTCCCTTAACCTTTCTTAGCCTGTATGGTATAAGGTAGCTCCCAAGGATTTatcgtacttttttttttttctaacagggATATTTATCCCTGAATAAGTGGCTGAAATGTGTTGTGTTTCCAAAATGTCTGTTACCCATAAGTCAAGAGGAATAAGA from Acomys russatus chromosome 26, mAcoRus1.1, whole genome shotgun sequence includes the following:
- the Zfp90 gene encoding zinc finger protein 90 homolog, which encodes MAPRPPTATSQELVTFKDVAVDFTQEEWHHVDTAQRSLYRDVMLETYSHLVFLGCQVSKPEVVFKLEQGEEPWISEKEVQRPFCPDWKTSPDSKSSSLQQDMAEVTHSTNVLSHATLGDIWDVSIQRHQESWRRHLGPEASSQKKITSLEKNFEQNQFGRDFRLSTDLVPQLDIPSSIRPSECETLGNNLELNSELGARSSILAKKKPYKCDKCRKSFIHRSSLNKHEKIHKDDAYPNGTDQGVHSGRKHHECTDCGKTFLWKTQLTEHQRIHTGEKPFECNVCGKAFRHSSSLGQHENAHTGEKPYQCSLCGKAFQRSSSLVQHQRIHTGEKPYRCNICGRSFRHGTSLTQHEVTHSGEKPFQCKECGKAFSRCSSLVQHERTHTGEKPFECGICGRAFGQGPSLYKHMRVHKGGRPYQSSGSSVALEPKASLTQGESVLTEAKLYHCNDCGKDFSHVTDFTDHQRIHAGENSYDSEQALGQKSMSHPGEKPYQCNVCGKAFKRSTSFIEHHRIHTGEKPYECNECGEAFSRRSSLTQHERTHTGEKPYECIDCGKAFSQSSSLIQHERTHTGEKPYECNECGRAFRKKTNLHDHQRIHTGEKPYACKECGKNFSRSSALTKHQRIHTRNKL